The nucleotide window CGGTACTGGCCTAGGACTGGCCATCACTCAACGCTTGACTCGAATGCTGGGGGGCACCATTACTCTACAGAGTGAACTCGGGCAGGGCTGCCTGTTTACGCTGGTATTTCCTGATGTGCCCTCAGCTGAATCAGTCTTAACCGCAATTGTCCCCTCAGTGGACCAAGACAACGACCTGAGTCAGTTTGCGCCCAGCACGCTCCTGGTCGTAGACGACGTGGCCTCCAACCAGGCGTTAATTCAGGGGTATTTTGCCAGAACCCACCATACCGTTCTAACTGCAGAAGCAGGGCAAGAAGCCATCCATCTCGCTCAAATTCATCACCCTGATCTAATTTTGTTAGACCTCAAAATGCCTGAGATGGAAGGACAAGAGGTCGCTGCCCAGCTCAAGGCCAATCCCCAAACCCGAAGTATTCCAATCGTAGTTTTAACGGCTCTATGCTGTAGTCAAAACGAAGCAGAAATAGCACAGCTGTGCCAGGGCTTTTTGCGTAAGCCGGTAAGCTGTCCTCAACTAGCCATAGAGCTCAAGAAATACTTAAAGGTTTCTAGCATAGATTCGCAGCGCTCACTGCCCAACGAACAGCTCAACGCACCCAATAGAAGCCATTTAAGCCATGTAGTTGATAGCTCACAGTTGCTTGAGCATCTGCACGAAGAGGAGGAAACCGTTTGGTCTGAGCTTCGGCGCACGCTCAAGAGTCGCGAAATTAATCGGTTTATTAACCGATTAGATACCTGGGGGCAGGAGCATTTCTGCCAAATGCTGACAGACTACGCCGCCCTTTTGCAAACATCGGTGAAAGAGTTCAATTGGGAAAAGTTATCCCAGGATGTTGAGAAATTTCCAGAAGTGCGACGATTAGTTTGTGAGCTTTGCCAAAAAGAGGATATGCCGTAATGCTCAAGCGCTTCAACCCAGAGGACTACTTAATCCTCGTTGTGGATGACGCTCCTATGAACCTTCAAATTGTCGGCAGTATGCTCGACGAAACAGGGTATGCAACTACCTTTGCCAACAACGGCTCACAGGCGATCAGCCGGTTCAAAGCAGCCCAACCTGATCTCGTGCTGCTAGATCTGATGATGCCAGGAGTCGATGGCCTAGAAGTCTGTAGCGCTTTGAAGGCTACCTATCCAGAAATTCCGATTATTTTTCTCACCGCTAGTCACGAGTCGGAGCACTTACTTCAGGCCTTTGAGCAGGGGGCCGCAGACTATGTCACAAAGCCCTTTAGTAAACCCGAACTGCTGGCGCGAGTTAAGACACACCTGATGCTGAAACATACTTTTAGCGAACTCAGAACAGCTCTCGTTGAAATGGAGCGCCTTGCTAAAACCGATGGCCTCACAGGGTTGCTCAACCGTCGGTATCTGTTTGAAGCTGCGACTCAAGAGCTTTCTCGCGCCCAGCGGTATGGGCGGGCTTTTTCTGTGCTGATGGTCGATATCGATCACTTTAAGCGGATCAACGACACCTATGGGCACCCCGTTGGAGACGTCGTTATTCAAACTGTCGCATCGGTTCTCACAGAAGCCCTTCGAGAGGTCGATTTAATCGGGCGTTATGGCGGTGAAGAATTTAGCATCATTTTGCCGGAGACACCACTTCAAAAGGCAACGGAGGTGGCCGAGCGAATTCGGGAAATGATCAATAGCCTGCCCATTCCCGCTGGCTCCGAGAACCTGCACATTACTGTCAGCACAGGTATTTCAGGGTGTGAGGGAGGGGTTCAGTCTATTGATGAGATTTTTCATCAGGCAGATAAAGCCCTTTACCAAGCCAAATCTGCTGGTCGCAATACCTGGGTGGTCTTCACTCAATAAGTCGGTAGCGATTAGCCCGCCGACTCTCGCTGCTGGCCGGAGGGGCAGAGGTCGAGCAGGCAGCAGCGATCGCAACTTGGCTTGCGATAATGGCAAACTCGCTGACCATGCAGCATGAGAACTTCATGATTGTCATAAACCTGTTGCGCATCCCAATGGGGCGGCAGCTGCGCTTCTAAAACAGCATGAGCTGGGCCAACCGCTAGCGTTTTGGGAATTAACCCCAGTCGCTGGGCCACTCGATGGTGGTGGCTATCTACTGGCAACGCCGGACGGCGCAGGGTGCTAAAAGACAGCACGGCGGCACTGGTCTTGGGACCAATACCGGGAATTTCCTCCAGCCAGACCCGCGCCTTGGACACCGGCAGGTCTGCTAGAAAGTCTAGAGAGAGCGGTTCACCCAGCCGCTGCGTCAGCTCCCGCAAGATAGCCTGAAGCCGGGGCGCTTTTTGCTCGGGCCAAGTGCAGGGCGCGATCGCAACTTCAACCGCCGCCGGATCTCCGTCTCGCACCGCCTCCCAAGTCTCAAACTGCGATCGCAACTGCAGAAAAGCCCGGTGAGAATCTCGATTCTTAGTGCGATGAGACAGCAGCGCCGAAACCAGCTCACTCAAGGGATCGAGGTTACTGAAATAGCGGATTGGGCAGCCATACTCAACGCACAGTCGCTGGTGAATATCGAGTACTCGGCTCTGCAAGGCAGCCCCAGAGAGGTCAAAATCAAGCTGCATAGAGCGCGCGGCTAGTCGATTTCAATTTTGCTAGGCACCTCTTCCCGCACCACGTAGACCGGGACAGTGCGCTTATTTTCGTAGAATTGGCAGGCCAGATATCCCACACCGTAGAGCAGGGCTGCATCGGCTGTAACGCCAATCGCTGCACCTATTCCAGGCAGTAGCTCCACCAGGTTTAGGCCGCTTTTCAAGACACCAGAACCACCTGAGGAAAGCCCCCAAATAGCCAATACCTCACCCCGCCGGGCCGGTTCCTTAGGCGAGAAGCCATAGATAGCGGCAATGCGGTAGATCATCTTAGCCTGCAAAGCAGCGACTGCCCCTGCATCTAGCGCTGCCGTAGCAAAGGCCAAAGGCGGAATAAAGTTCGTAATTAGGCCCACCTGAGCAGCATTCCAGGCCGACTCAGTCATCACTCGTTGAGCCAGCTCAGCAGGGCTCTCGCTAGGGTGCTGCTGCTTGAGGGCCTCAACTTCTACCAGCACATTATCCACATCTACCTGGCCTAGAGCCGCCATGAGCCAGCTCATGCCAGGAATTTTGGTGGCATATTTCACAGCCGGGTTTTCGGCAATTGGGGTTACTAGTCTGCCGATGGTATCGGTTCCCTGCTCCACCGTACTGTGAATGGCCGGACCAACGGTCGTTTCTACGGTTCTGGAGACCTCCTTAACAGCCTTGGAAAAGGTGCGGGACGTATCCCAAACTAAGGCCAGGGTTCCTTCAATTAAATCCGTGACGAAGGCGTCTTGATGTGAAGTAGTCATAGGGCGGCCTCGCTAGAAAATGACGAACAAGCTCTATCTCAACTCTAGAGGGCGAACTCAAAACCGGCGTCTACTTTCGGTTATAGAGATCGGCTTTAGCCGTAGAAAAAATGCAGTGACCTGCGGGACACAGCCGCAGGATTTTAGGCCAGAGCAGGATTTTCAGTAGATTTGACGTACTCTAGAGATCTCTCTAAAACGTCCCGTTTTGGCCTGAGCCCTTTGAGCTAAGCGCATCTGAAGGGTTTTTGTTTGTTTCTTCGCTCTAGCCTGCTGGGAGTTATCCTGCTGTATGAAAAAAGCGTTTGTTCTTGATACCAACGTATTGCTTCATGATCCAACAGCGATGCTGAGGTTTGAGGACAATGACGTAGTTCTCCCAATTACGATTATTGAAGAACTCGATCGCTTTAAAAAGCAAACTGAGGCAACGGGCCGCAATGCCCGCCACGTTTCGCGTCGCTTGGACGAACTGCGGCAGCGGGGTTCGCTCACCCAAGGCATTCCTCTAGATAACGGTGGCACGCTGCGGGTTGCCCTTTGCCACCGAGATACGCTGCTGCAGCTGCCCGCCGAGCTAGAAGGCGACCAGGGTGACAACGCCATTTTGGCTGTGGCGATGGAGCTAAAGCACAACTCTAGTTTTCCGGTCGTGCTCATCAGCAAAGACACCAATCTGCGGATTAAGGCAGATGCAGTGGGGCTGGTGGCCGAAGACTATGAAACCGACAAGATCGACATCGACGATCTCTATACGGGCACCGCTGAGGTTTTGGTACCCGCTGCCACCATTGCTCAGCTTTTCAAGGGCGACCCGGTGGTGCTAGACGTGCCGCTGTATCCCAACCAGGCCATTACCCTGATAGATGAGGCCAACCCGGCCCACACGGCGCTAGCCTTTGTCGAAGGTGAAACCGGCAAGGTAGTGCCCCTTGGCAAGCTCTCTCATGTTGGGGCATCTCGCATTTACCCGCACAACCGGGAGCAGCGCTTTGCCTTTGAGCTGCTGCTGCGAGACTCGATTTCTCTAGTGACGCTGGTGGGCAAGGCGGGAACAGGAAAAACGCTGATTGCGATCGCAGCCGCCGTACAAAAAGTTGCCGACGAACGGCTCTACTCCCGCCTGCTAATTGCCCGGCCGATTGTGCCAATGGGCCGCGATCTGGGATATCTGCCGGGAGACTTGATGGAAAAGCTCAACCCCTGGATGCAGCCCCTGTACGACAACTTTGACCTGATCTTCAACACCCAAGACTCCCGAGGCAAGCCCGAGCACTGGCGACGCGGCCATGAGGAAATGCAAGACCAGGGTCTACTGCAAATTGAGCCCTTAACCTACATTCGAGGCCGCACTATCCCCAAGCAGTTTTTGATTGTAGATGAAGCGCAAAACCTGACGCCCCACGAAGTCAAAACTATTCTCACGCGGGCAGGCGAGGGCACCAAAATCGTACTGACTGGCGACCCAGACCAGATCGACAACCCCTACGTCGATGCAGCCAGCAACGGCCTAACCTATGTCGTCGAGCGCTTTAAGGGAGAAGCCATTGCCGGACACATTACCCTCTACAAAGGAGAGCGCTCTGAGTTGGCTGAGCGGTCAGCCAGCTTACTCTAAAGGCTGCTTTAGAAGCGACAGCGTAACGATGGTTTAGAGGCATAATCGTCAGGAAATCTACTCACTTCTGTACCTAATGCTCATTCGTAAACTGCTAGACTGCCCCGAATTTATTGCAGGCGATGGTACTCAACTGAGGGAGCTACTGCATCCTGACAAGCAGTCCCTCCAGCTGCGCTATAGCTTGGCCCACGCCATTGTCCCTGTAGGGCAAGTCTCTACCCCTCACGCCCTAAAAACCTCAGAGGTGTATTACATTCTCCAAGGCCAGGGAGAGATGCACATTGATGATGAAACCCAAACAGTCGAGCCGGGAGATGCCATTTATATTCCACCCGATGCTCGGCAGTTTATTCGCAACACCGGCCAGGAACCGCTGGTTTTTATTTGTTTAGTTGATCCAGCCTGGCGCAAAGAAGACGAAACAGTCTTTGATGCCGAGGGTTAGCACCCTATCAGAGGGAAAGTTCACAGTATTCTGAAGAAATAGACCTTTCCCTCTGACGCTTTTTCAGACTGCTATGATTCCTTTGCTTGACCGTTTTTTAGACCGCTCCTCAGACCAGGTTAAGGCTCACGTTGAGATCTACACCTGGCAGACCTGCCCTTACTGCATTCGGGCTAAGCTGCTGCTCTGGTGGAAGGGCGTTCGCTTCATTGAATACAAAATCGACGGCAATGGTGGAGCTAGAGTCCGAATGGCAGCCAGAGCCAGCGGGCGGAAAACCGTACCGCAGATCTTTATCAACGACCATCACATTGGCGGTTGTGACGACCTCTATGGACTTGATCGGGTTGGACGGCTAGATCCGCTCTTAGCTCAAACGCCTGAGCCTGCGGTCGAGGGCTGAGACAACAGTGGGTAAGCCTTGCAGGCTACAAGGGTGGGCGTTGTCCACCCTTTGCTGCATCTGATTGCAAGATCTATCTAATGAGGGAAAGCAGGTTTACGCCTCTAGCAGGGTGCCTGTATTGTTTGGTTGCGGTACGGTTATAACTAACAGACAGAGCCCAGTGAATGTGCCAAGATCAAACTAAGTTAGAAGGGATTCTAACTCGCGTCAAGACCCCTTAGGAAGCGCCTTAGTTCTTAACAGTAATAGCTTAGTACTCAAAAGTTTTCTAAAGACCCGTCTTCGCGATTGCCTTGGCTAAAGATCATACTACAGTCGAGATTCCATCAGGAGCTAGTTACTAGTTAAAGAGCATCACTGCTATCTGGATGTTGTAATGCTAAAGGGGGAACCCATGAAACTTTTTGCTTTATCCACTCTATCGCTGGCGCTTCCCCTCTTGTTGGCCGGCCCAGGGCAGGCAGAAAATCCTGCTCACGTGCAGCAGTTGTTAGAGACTAACCTTTGCTATGCCTGTGACCTGTCTGGTGCAGACTTGAGCCAGGCCCACCTGATTGGAGCCGATTTGAGGCTGGCAAACTTAGAGGGAGCCAACCTAACAGAAACCAATCTAGAAGGGGCTGACCTGACCGGAGCAAACTTAGAGGGAGCTGTCTTAAACAACGCTTTCTTGACCAACGCAATTCTAGAAAACGCCAACTTGGATGAGGCTGACCTGTCTCAAGCCGACATCTTTCATGCAGTCGTAACAGGTGCTTCGTTTGAAGGAACAGATCTGACTCAGGCTCAGATTGTGGGCACACCTATCAGCGTTGGTGGAGACTAGAGTCAGCTTTGGCTATCCGTTGCCTCTTAGGAGCCATTCCTTAGTAGCTCGCTTAGAAACTAGCCTATGTGAGCCGCTAAGAGCGCTTCTACGGCCTGCCGTGTCGGCAAAGAAGGCTGAGCCCCAGCTTGCGAGACTGACAGAGCCGCTGTCGCTGTTGCAAACCGAGCTGCTTCTAGCAATGACACTCCCTCTGAAAGAGCAACAGCCAGCCCCCCATTAAAAGCATCTCCAGCGGCAACGGTATCGACCACTGGCACCTCAAAAGCAGGAACCGGAAAGGCAGCATCGGCAGCTTCTACCCAAACGCCCTCAGCTCCTAGCTTGATCACAATTGCTCTAGCGCCTCGCTGCCGCAGCACCTTAGCGGCAGCAGCGGCGCTTTTTTGATCGGCTACCGGAAAGCCTACCAACTGTTCAGCTTCCACCTGATTAGGCGTGAGCCAGTCGACCAGGCCATAAAACGCTTCTGGCAAATCATTGCGAACCGGGGCCGGATCAACTATCACAGTGACGCCCTGCTGCTGCGCTGTCGCTGCTGCCGCCATCACTTCAGGCAGCGGCACCTCAAACTGCAGCAGCAAAGTATCATCAGGAGCCAACCTCGCTGACAACCGCTCAACATCACTACGAGCAACCCGGCCATTGGCTCCCGGAATCACAATAATGTGGTTGCGGCCTGAGGTATCAACTGCGATCGCAGCCACCCCAGAACTTACCCCCGCCTCTATCTGCACATCCCCCGTCTCAATTCCCTCTACCTGCAGCGATTGAATTAGGGCCTGACCAAAAGCATCATTCCCCACCCGGCCCACCATCCGCACCGCTGCCCCTAACCGCGCCGCCGCCACCGCCTGATTTGCACCCTTGCCTCCCGGCACCGTTGTAAATTCAGTCCCCAAAATCGTCTCTCCCGGCACCGGCAAACGCGGCGTCTGGCAGACAAGATCCATGTTGAGACTGCCGAAGATGTGAAGGGTCATAGCAAGGAGCAGAAGGGCAGGGGAGCAAAGAGGAGAGAAGCAGAGGAGCAGGAGGGTAAAGCAACAGCGACAGAATCTTCTTCCCGCGTCGCCCCTGCCTCCTATTCTTCCTCCGCTTGCCCCAAATTCGTTACCGGCCGATCGCTGCTCCAGGCCCACCAAACGGTGCTGCACTCACAGTGGTAAAACTCTTGCCACTTGCGCCGGTGGTTTTCGGTGTAGACCGGGGAGCGACGGTTAATCCAAACCGACTGGGCCTTGCTGGTTTCCGCGCCGCAGCGAGGACAACAGAACTGAGTGGTATGAACTGCAGATTCAGTCCAATTGGGCGGAATGGGGGAAAAGGCATCCATAGAGCAGGGGATTACCGGGGTTTATCCCATTATGAGGCAGGTCAACTGGGAGTATCGAAGTTTTAAGCGAAACCGAATTTAATCGCTGACTTGGGTATCTTTGAGGTCATTCAAGGTATGACTTAAGGCAAACTGGGTGAGGGTCTGAGGAGGACTAGTACCTTATGCTGCTCCGATTGATTTCGCTACTGGGTCTTGCGGGGCTGTGTGCCATTGCCTGGTTGGGGTCAGAAAACCGCCGACAAGTGCCCTGGAAAATTGTTACCTGGGGAATTGGTATTCAGCTGGTTTTAGGCGTTTTTATTTTTCTTTTCCCGGTGACGCGAGATGCCGTGGTCTGGCTCAGCGGCCTATTAAATGGGCTGATTGATGCTGCCGATGCCGGTTCCCGGTTTCTGTTTGGGCCAATTCTGGTGCCCGAGACGGGAACTACGGGCCCTGCCGGGGCCGGACGCTGGTTATCGCGAGCGCTGACACCCCCATTTGTGCCGGTTCCCGGTGACCGGATTGGGGGCGATAACCTGTCGATGGGCTACATCCTGGCATTTCGGGCACTGCCTCAGGTAATTTTCTTTTCGGCTATTTTTTCGCTGCTTTACAGCCTCAATGTTGTTCAGCCAGTGGTGCAGTTCTTTGCCCGGTTTTTTCGCTGGGCTATGAATATCAGTGGCGCTGAAGCGCTGGCAGGGGCGGCCAATATCTTTGTTGGGATCGAATCTGCGATCGCAATCAAGCCCTTTCTCCTAAGAATGACCCGCAGCGAGCTCTGCGCTGTTTTAGCCTCCTGTTTTGGCTCTATCGCCTCAACTGTGTTGGGGCTCTACGCAGGCTATTTGCGAGGCGTTTTCCCTACCATTTCTGGGCATCTAATGGCCGCTTCGGTGCTGACCATTCCGGCCGCTTTTGTCATGTCCAAGCTGCTGGTGCCTGAGACCGAAAAGCCCGAAACTTTGGGCGGAGTGCCCGAAATGACAATGGAAGAATCTGACCAGCAAAGCCCTATGGATGCCCTGATTCTGGGGGCTTTAGACGGGGTCAAGATGGCTGTCGGCATTGCTGCTGCCCTAATCGCCATTTTGGGCCTGCTAGAGCTGCTGCAGATGATCCCCTTCGTCAACTTCGATGTGATTACCGGGGCCCTGTTTTTGCCGCTGACCTTCTTAACCGGGGTATCTCTAGACTGGAACGAGCTGTGGGCTTCATCAGTGCTGATCGGTCAGCGGCTCCTCAAAACCGCGATTCCGCCCTATATCGGCCTAGCAGATTTATCAGCAGAAGGGGTCATTAGCGACCGAGCAATGGTGATTGTCAGCTATGTGCTCTGTGGCTTTGCCCACATTCCCTCAGTCGGCATATTTGTCGGTGGTTTGTCTGGTCTGGTGCCCTCTCGTCGTAAAGACATCGCCAGCGTCGTCTGGAAAGCGCTTTGGGCGGGTACTCTGGCAACTCTCATGACAGGCTGTATTGCGGGAATCTACTTCTATGAGGGCACAGCGGTGCTGGGCAGGTAGAAGGCAGAAGGGAGTTCTGCCAAGGGTTTAGTCTGCGTCCAAACTAAGTTCAACCTGCGGTCTCTCTTCTACCTCTGCTTTCTGCCTTTCCTAAATCCACCATCCATAAAGTCTGCTGCCGTGAGATTCTATTAGGTGTCGATCCCTAATTAATTCTGAGGTTCCCGTGAAAGCGATCACCCTGCTTGGCTCCACCGGCTCCATTGGCACCCAGACGCTGGATATTGTGCAGCAGCACCCCGACAAATTTCGGCTGGTGGGTATTGCTGCCGGGAATAATGTGGAGCTGCTGGCTCAGCAGGTGCGCCAGTTTCGGCCTGAGATCGTGGCGATCTGCAATGAGGCCAAAATAGGGGAGCTGCGGGATGCGATCGCAGATCTCGATCCCCAACCGATCATCCTGGCTGGCGATGATGGGATAGTGGAAGTCGCCCGTTATGGCGATGCTGAAGCAGTCGTCACCGGAATTGTGGGCTGTGCTGGGCTATTGCCGACCTTAGCCGCCATCGAAGCAGGCAGAGACATCGCGCTAGCCAACAAAGAGACCCTAATTGCTGGGGGGCCAGTGGTGCTGCCCCTAGTCGAAAAACACGGCGTCAAGCTACTGCCTGCAGACTCTGAGCACTCAGCCATTTTTCAGTGCCTTCAAGGCGTGCCGGAGGGAGGGCTGCGACGGATTTTGCTGACGGCCTCGGGCGGGGCGTTTCGAGACTGGCCGGTGGAAGATTTACCCAAGGTAAAGGTGTCCGACGCCCTCAAGCACCCCAACTGGTCAATGGGCCGCAAAATCACGGTTGATTCGGCCACGCTGATGAATAAGGGACTGGAGGTGATCGAAGCCCACTATCTTTTTGGCCTCGACTACGACCACATTGATATCGTCATCCATCCCCAAAGCATTATTCACTCGCTGATTGAGCTGCAAGATACCTCCATGCTGGCTCAGCTGGGCTGGCCCGACATGCGTCTCCCCCTGCTCTATGCCCTTTCTTGGCCAGAGCGCATTTACACCGATTGGGAACCGCTGGATCTGGTCAAGGCAGGCGATCTAACCTTCCGTGAACCCAATCACGACAAGTACCCCTGCATGGATCTGGCCTACGCAGCCGGGAGAGCCGGGGGCACCATGACAGCGGTGCTCAATGCAGCCAACGAGCAAGCCGTTTCCCTCTTCCTAGACGAGCGGGTGGGCTATCTAGATATTGCTCAGCTGATTGAGCGGGTGTGCGATCGTCACCAAACTGAGCTAATCGCCAGCCCCTCGCTAGACGACATTCTCACAGTTGATCGGTGGGCCAGGGCTGAGGTGCTCAGAGCTAACGAAACCCTCCATCAAACCACTGTGTCGTTGCGGTAGGGGAATGCTGTGGAAATTATTCTAGTTCTGGGCGCGCTGATTGTTGTTGCCTTAGTAGTGGGGTGGCTATTCAAAGTTGTCGGCTCCACCTTACGAGCGCTGCTCTTTATTGGGTTTGTGCTCTTGGTACTGTGGGTCGTTTTTGGGATTGGCCCGGCTGCCATTTGGCAACAAATTCAGCAGCTGATTCCGGGGGGTGCCCCTTCTTCCTCACCACCACCTATTCGGTAAAAAATCACAGCTCCTACACAAACACAATTCATCAGAAAACCTGGGCACCGGGCACAATTCCTTGTGCTTAGAACCCAGGCTACTTGTAGGAGGCTTTAAAGAATTTGCCTTATGCGGCTGCTTTGTTACCCATGCGCTTGAGCAACTTCTCCCCCTGGTTAACGAAGCGCCGGTTCTTGCGGTATTGAAAGGGGGTAGAGCTTTTGATTTTGACAATCATGGTTTCTAGCGTGTCACGGGCTTCGGCTATCTGTCCCTGCTGCTGTTGAATTTGCGCTAAGAGCAGATGTCCTTGAGGGTGGCTCCACTGCTTGAGGTGGGTCTGTAGGTGGGCCTTGGCACCATCGAGATCGCCGATTTGAAAGAGCGTTTGTCCGTAGACCATTGAGGCATCGCCATAGGCAAACTCAGGTTGCGATCGCACCAGAGTTTGCAAGTGAACCTTAGCGACCTGTAGCTGTTTGCAATCCATTGCAATGCAAGCCGCTCCCCAAAGCGCTTTGATGTTTTCGGGTTCTTTCTCCAGAGCCTGATCGTATGCGATCGCAGCTTTTTCTCGATTGCCCATCTGATAGTGAATATCGCCCAGCTTAATGTATTGATGGGCTTTACCAATATTCTTAACCTCAGCTTCGGCCTGCCATAGAGCATCGCGCAGTCGCCAGCGATTGGTAAAGTTAGATACCGGCAGAACGTTGGGATGGTTGGGCATCCAGCAAATAACAAAATAGAGGGCTGCACCCAGCACGTTAAGAAACAGAAGAATCCAGACCCAGTTGTGGCTCCCTTGACGACTGTTCTTCAGGCAGTCGTAGAGCATCCAAACCCAGAAAGCGGCCCCCACCAAGCTGAAAGGGCCCAATACGTTAAAAGCCATCGAGAGTAGTGCCATGATCCCGCTAGGTTTGCCCTGCTGCTTGACTTAAGGGAAATCTTCAAGCGTCGGCTCGGAGATTCCTGATGAATCTAAAATTCCCTATACAAGCTGTGATCTAAATCTTTCACCACAATTTAAGGCAGTCTACTGATCCCCTCTCAAGGACTTAAGCAAATGCCGAGACAATCCGCGTAGTAGCGCGTCTAGCTTAAACTATTGTTTTACTCTGAAGCGCCAGAACCCTTATTCCGCAGGGGTTACGCTTCGCTAATCCATCCTACAAAATCCCAACGCTTTAGACTTGCCGCGTTAGTAGGTTGGGTCAAGCACAGCACGACCCAACCCTTAAGCAAATTCCGAGAAAACCTGCGTAGGCTGGGTCAAGCGCAGCGCGACCCAACACCCCTTTAATCATTCCAACCCTACCCCTAAAGGCTCAGCTATCTTAACTTCAGTTCCCCAATCACTTAAATATTTTCCTGCTTCAACATATCGGGAGAAACTCGAGTAAGGCCAAGATTGGGGAGATATAACTAATCCATGTCTGACTGGATTGTAATGAATATAGTCTACATGATTAGCAAAATCTGTCTCATCCCGAATCTGATGCTCCCAAAATCGGCGCTGCCAGACTGCCTGTTCCTCCTTCTTGATACGTGACAGGGTATGGTGCTCTTTATAGCGGTTAGAACAGCGACGGCTAAAGTGGTCTTTGATTAATCGCCATCGAGTGGAAAAGTCTGCTACTCCCTCAGGTAATGTCCAGAGACAATGAATATGATCTGGCAGGATAACAATGGCATCGATTGTGAAGGGATGGCGTTGCTTAACGTGGTGGAATGCCTGCCTTAATAGTTGAACGTTTTCGGCTTCGTGAAAAATACGCTGTCGCTGATAAGTAACGACAGTGAAAAAGTAAGTAGCTCCAGGAGTTTTGGCACGACGGTATTCCATACTGTTGTCTAGCCATTTCGAGTTTAGGGTAGACAAATGGGGTGAAATGGTAACAGAGTTGAGTGAGATTATGGAATTTGGCTTAACTGTGGGGGTGTTGGGTCGCGCCGCGCTTGACCCAACCTACAGGATCTACTTAGATTCACTCTTCTAAATTGAGATTGCCTAAATATAAGCGCTTAAACTCTTCTGCTGCTCTGGAGTTTATTTTGTAGAGCGCTCTAATGATTTCTAGCAATGTCTCAGAACTAGGGTCTCGCATTTCGTTAGCCCATCTGTAAACGTTTGATGCGCCAATACCCATTACAGTCGCTAATTTGCCCTGACTGATCTCATACTCTTCTAAAACAGCTTTTAATACCTTTCCAGCTTTTCCC belongs to Pseudanabaena sp. FACHB-2040 and includes:
- a CDS encoding transposase, translating into MEYRRAKTPGATYFFTVVTYQRQRIFHEAENVQLLRQAFHHVKQRHPFTIDAIVILPDHIHCLWTLPEGVADFSTRWRLIKDHFSRRCSNRYKEHHTLSRIKKEEQAVWQRRFWEHQIRDETDFANHVDYIHYNPVRHGLVISPQSWPYSSFSRYVEAGKYLSDWGTEVKIAEPLGVGLE
- a CDS encoding nucleoside transporter C-terminal domain-containing protein, with product MLLRLISLLGLAGLCAIAWLGSENRRQVPWKIVTWGIGIQLVLGVFIFLFPVTRDAVVWLSGLLNGLIDAADAGSRFLFGPILVPETGTTGPAGAGRWLSRALTPPFVPVPGDRIGGDNLSMGYILAFRALPQVIFFSAIFSLLYSLNVVQPVVQFFARFFRWAMNISGAEALAGAANIFVGIESAIAIKPFLLRMTRSELCAVLASCFGSIASTVLGLYAGYLRGVFPTISGHLMAASVLTIPAAFVMSKLLVPETEKPETLGGVPEMTMEESDQQSPMDALILGALDGVKMAVGIAAALIAILGLLELLQMIPFVNFDVITGALFLPLTFLTGVSLDWNELWASSVLIGQRLLKTAIPPYIGLADLSAEGVISDRAMVIVSYVLCGFAHIPSVGIFVGGLSGLVPSRRKDIASVVWKALWAGTLATLMTGCIAGIYFYEGTAVLGR
- a CDS encoding helix-turn-helix transcriptional regulator, with protein sequence MGKAGKVLKAVLEEYEISQGKLATVMGIGASNVYRWANEMRDPSSETLLEIIRALYKINSRAAEEFKRLYLGNLNLEE
- a CDS encoding PLD nuclease N-terminal domain-containing protein; this translates as MALLSMAFNVLGPFSLVGAAFWVWMLYDCLKNSRQGSHNWVWILLFLNVLGAALYFVICWMPNHPNVLPVSNFTNRWRLRDALWQAEAEVKNIGKAHQYIKLGDIHYQMGNREKAAIAYDQALEKEPENIKALWGAACIAMDCKQLQVAKVHLQTLVRSQPEFAYGDASMVYGQTLFQIGDLDGAKAHLQTHLKQWSHPQGHLLLAQIQQQQGQIAEARDTLETMIVKIKSSTPFQYRKNRRFVNQGEKLLKRMGNKAAA
- the dxr gene encoding 1-deoxy-D-xylulose-5-phosphate reductoisomerase; the encoded protein is MKAITLLGSTGSIGTQTLDIVQQHPDKFRLVGIAAGNNVELLAQQVRQFRPEIVAICNEAKIGELRDAIADLDPQPIILAGDDGIVEVARYGDAEAVVTGIVGCAGLLPTLAAIEAGRDIALANKETLIAGGPVVLPLVEKHGVKLLPADSEHSAIFQCLQGVPEGGLRRILLTASGGAFRDWPVEDLPKVKVSDALKHPNWSMGRKITVDSATLMNKGLEVIEAHYLFGLDYDHIDIVIHPQSIIHSLIELQDTSMLAQLGWPDMRLPLLYALSWPERIYTDWEPLDLVKAGDLTFREPNHDKYPCMDLAYAAGRAGGTMTAVLNAANEQAVSLFLDERVGYLDIAQLIERVCDRHQTELIASPSLDDILTVDRWARAEVLRANETLHQTTVSLR